The region ACTAAATGTATCACCTTGTCCACTTGGACTGCACATTTAAAACACCTTAATATGTAAAAACTTGAATtgtggccgagcgcggtggctcacacctgtgatcccaccactttggggggctgaggtggacggatcacctgagatctggagttcaaggccagcctggccaacatggtgaaaccccatctctactaaaaagactaaaaattagctgggtgtggtggcaggcacctgcagtcccagcctcaggaggctgaggcaggagaatcacttgaaccccgggaggcagaggttgcagtgagccgagattgcaccactgcactccagcctgggagacgagagcaaaactctgcctcaaaaacaaaacaaaacaaaacaaaactgagttgCAGCCATTGTTCAAGTGTTTGCTgaatcttttttggtttttttgtttttttgttttttttttgtttttttgttttttttttttttgagacagagtctcactctgtccccacactggagtgcagtggtgcgatgtcggctcactgcaccctccacctcccgggttcaagtgattctcctgcctcagcctcctgagtagctgggattataggcgtgtcccacgacgcccagctaatttttgtatttttattagagatagagtttcaccatgttggtcaggctggtcttgaactgacctcgtgatctgcccaccttggcccccaaagtgctgggattacaggagtgagccaccgtgcccagcctttgttttgttttttgagatggtatcactctgtggcccaggctgaagtgcaatggctcaatcccagctcactgcagccttgacctccccaggcccaggtgatcctcccacctcagcttcctgagtagctgggactacaggcatagcccaccgtgcccggctagtttttgtattttttgtagacacaagggttcgccatgttgcccaggctggtcttagactcctgggcttaagcagtttGTCATCTAAGCCTCACGaagtgttgtttgtttgtttgttttaggttgGGGCGGGAACAAAGTCTGGTtctgttacccgggctggagtgcagtgacatgatcctggctcactgcaaccgccttgacctcccaggttaaggtgatcctcccacgtcagcctctcaagtagctgggaccacaggctcacaccacctcacctagctaattttctttttttggtggagacggggtctcactgcgttccccaggctggtcttgaactcctaggctcaaatgatcctcctgcctcaacctcccaaagtgctgggattacaggtgtgagtgccAAGTCTGCCGCATCTTTATGTGAATTTATACTCAAGATTATTATTTCCTAGTAAATATAAactcatataatacatatttatctaaaaccatattttagttttttttttttttttttttttgagatggagtttcgctcttgttgctgaggctggagtgcagtggtatgatctcagctcactgcaacctcggcctcccaaatagctgggattacaggtgtgtgctaccacgcccgtctaagttttgtatttttagtagagatggggttttgccatgttggtcaggctggtcttgaactcccgacctcaagtgatccacccaccttggcctcccaaagtgctgggattccaggtgtgagccaccatgcctggcccccttattttagttttaaatgcATTATTCGAACATCTgatctgtttattcattcaggCAAAATTCCTGGAGTAGAAGCTAAAGCCATGACCAGGTGTTGGATAAGGACCTGCTATTTCACAGTTCTCAGGTCCCCTGGGCTCTCCCTTTGCTTTGCGGGGTGCCCTGAGCCTGGGTTGGAACCTCCTCTCCCATCCCTGTGCCCAGAACACTCCTGGGCGTTCTCCTGAGCTTTTTGTCCTCATGCTGTTTCTGTGATTCCTTTCTTCTGCAGACAGCGTTCTGGGACCACAGCCTGGGGGCCCAGTGGCAGGTGAGGGTGTTCGCCCTTGGGAGGGGCGGCGCCTGCCTTCAGGCGATGCAGTCCCAGCCACAGTGGGAGGCTGCCCTGTCCGCTCTGCCTAGAATCAGAAGGAAACAGCTAGTAACTCTTAGGGTTTTTAGGAATTTAGGAATAATGACAGCGCTTAAAATCTAAATTTGTGTCATCTTCTCAAGGGTTTTTTggtgttcttgtttgtttgtttgtttgtttttgtttttgagacagagtctcgctctgtcccccaggctggagttacagtggtgcaatcttggttcactgcaacctctgcctcccgggttcaagcaattctcttgcctcagcctcctgagtagctgggattacaggcgtccgccaccccgcccagctaatttttgtatttttagtagagatggggtttcaccatgttggccaggctggtcttgaactggcctcaaatgatctgtctgccttgggctcccagaatgctgggattacagatgtgagccatcaagGGGTTTTACTGTCAGTCATCAGTTGAATTttttgtttccctctttgtgAGTTTTCACTTAATGCTACTACGACGTGATGGTGACACCGCAATGTCTGAGAGCCTCTGGTAGCCTGCAGGAGCTTCACGGCCGATGTGTGCAGCATTGTTCCTGCTTGTCGGTCATCATGCCTGCGAAGCCCATTGACTTTGGCTTAGTATTTTCCTGCTCTAGTGTTCGCTGTTGCTGATGAAGGCTTCACGTGGCATTTACAGAGCCCTCGTAGATGCCATCCCCGTCTCtctgttcatctttttctttgttactgGATTCAGAGTGAAGCCACCACTCGCTCTCGAATCGCGCGGACGCTGGGCCTGCGCAGGCCTGTTCACAGCAGCTGCATCCCGTCAGTGTTGAAGCCAGTGGAGCCCTCCTTGGGGCTGCTGAGAGCGGATATTGGagctgcctctctgtctctgtttggAGATCCCTATGAGCTGGACCCCTTCGACAGGTGAGTGAACTGGTGATGGTCCTGCCTGGGCACCCGCTCCTCTCCCTGGGGTCTGTGGGCACGGGGCCCCGAGGTGCATGCGGAGGCGTTAGGTTTTGTGTTTGTGAGTGAGGGTGGCCATTCCTCCCACCGCCATATGGTGCAGGTGGGCGGCGTGGAACTCAGAGGTCCGGTGCGGGGCCCAAATCACACGTGCCGCCACATGGCCAGTGCTCGGCCATTCTCCTCCGTGCCGTCTCCCTGGGCTGGGGATTCTGGGAGCTGGGAGTCACCTGTTCCCTTTGGCCTGTGTCCTCCCCTCTAGCAGTGAAGAGCTTTCTGCAAACCCTCTTTCCCCTCTGAGTGCCAAGAGACGGGCACTGTCCCGGTCAGCCCTGCAGTCCCACCAGCCCGTGGCCAGGCCCGTCTCCGTGGGGCTTTCCAGGTGTGTGAGGGCAGAGGCTtctggggaggtgggggcagcaGTCGGGCATCGGATGGGGGTTCCAGGGTGGGGCCGCGATAGCCTGGCTCTCTGTGGCCCTGGGTGGCCTCAGCACCTCCCCTCAGCTGTCACGCTCATCAGTCGGCTCTTGGCATGAGGCAGTGCTGCAGCCCATCCTGTGTCAGAGGCCACGGCCTGCCCGTGAGCATGGACTGGGAGTTGCTGCAGCTCCACGAGGTGGcccctctgccccccaccccGTCCTGAGAGCCACCAGCACAGGGACACCGCCTCCGGCAGGAGCAGTGGCCCTGGTGAATAAGGCTGTCATCAGAGGTCACCTTTTGGCCAGTTCTTTTGTTTcaccacaagaacaaaaaaagaattaaccaaAACCAACAGAACAGGTAAAGATGCTTGTCTGCCCTCTCCCACCTGTTGGTGGAGTTGGGGGTGGCAAAGGCACCAGAGGTGACTTCTCCCAAAAACGCCTGGTTTCCCTAGAGCCAGAGCTGCGAGGTGgggctctctccctccctctgggagGCCCCGGTGAGCACCTCTTAGAACAGCAGCCGGAGCCAGGGCCGTGGGGGAGGCACAGGCCCGGCCCAGCCCCACTCTCCCCGGCTCCCGCCTGCTGCAGGGCTCTGCCTGGGTGTGGGTCCTCAGGCCGTGGGAGGCAGTGACGGCAGGGCCTCGGGTCTGTGCCCACAGGAGGCGCCTCCCTGCCGCGGTGCCAGAGCCAGACTTGGAGGAGGAGCCAGTGCCTGACCTGCTGGGCAGCATCCTGTCGGGTCAGAGCCTCCTGATGCTGGGCAGCAGTGATGTCATCATTCACCGCGACGGCTCCCTCAGCGCCAAGAGGGCGGGTGAGTGCCTCCCTTGCCACTGCCCCTTCCGCTATGGGCTGCCGGTCCTCAGGCTGTTCCCAAGCACTCAGCCCATGTCTCAGTCACGGAAGATGTAGCTGAAGTTGGGGGGACCATTCCTCAGCCATTTTTCTGCATTGATTTCCCTTCTTGAGCAGTTTCTCAGTTAGCTCCGAGTTCTTACCCAGCCCCACAGCTTCATGTTCATAAGAACATGTCCTGATGGGGTACTGCCCCCGCCCCTGGTTAATATCGTGTCCTGATGGCCTCAGGCACTGTACTTTGTCATCCACAGAGTGGCTGTTGAAGCAGCTCTCCGGGTATGGAAAGGCAAGGTGTCCACCTCAATAGGCAGACGGGAGTTTAAAGCGCACGACCTCACAGAAAACCAGTTGTGATAAAAGTTAAACCACTGACATTTAAGAAGAGTGGGTGGGAGATGATTGCcattgacttttttgttttttagctccAGTTTCTTTTCAGCGAAACTCAGGCAGTCTGTCCAGAGGGGAAGAAGGATTCAAGGACTGCCTGCAGCCCCGAGCACTGCCCTCCGGGAGCCCGGCCCAAGGCCCGTCAGGAAACAGGCCGCAGAGCACAGGGCTCAGCTGTCAAGGCAGGTCCTGCATCCCCGCCCGCACCTCGGGGGCATCTGTGAGGCTGGACTTGTCAGCAACCCCTGGGTCGGTTCAGGCTCGGAACTTGTCAAATGGGAGCACGCCTGGCTTCAGACAGAGTCACAGCCCCTGGTTCAGTGGCACCAACAAGCACACTTTGCCCCTTGCTTCTGCTGCGTCTAAGATCTCGAGCAGAGATTCTAAGCCCCCATGTCGCAGTGTGGTGCCGGGGCCTCCCCTGAAACCAGCGCCCAGAAGAACAGACATCTCTGAGCTACCCAGGATACCAAAGATCAGGAGAGATGACGGTGGTGGCAGACGGGACGCGGCCCCGGCCCACGGGCAGAGCATTGAGATCCCAAGTGCCTGCATCAGCCGACTGACTGGCAGGGAGGGCGCCGGGCAGCCAGGGCGAGGCACACGGGCAGAGAGCGAGGCCAGCAGCAGGGTGCCCCGGGAGCCCGGGGTGCACACGGGCAGCTCccggcccccagcccccagctcccATGGCAGTTTGGCCCCACTGGGACCATCAAGAGGGAAAGGGGTTGGGTCGACCTTTGAGAGCTTCCGGATCAATATTCCTGGAAACATGGCACATTCCAGCCAGCTCTCCAGCCCTGGCTTCTGTAACACGTTCCGGCCTGTGGACAATAAGGAGCAGAGGAAGGAGAACCCCTCACCCCTCTTCTCCATGAAGAAGACGAAGCAGCTCCGGAGCGAGGTCTACGACCCATCCGACCCCACCGGCTCTGACTCCAGTGCCCCTAGCAGCAGCCCCGAGAGGTCTGGCCCTGGCCTCCTGCCCTCTGAGATCACGCGAACCATCTCCATCAACAGCCCAAAGGCCCAGACGGTGCAGGCTGTGCGCTGCGTCACCTCCTACACGGTGGAGAGCATCTTTGGTACAGAGCCCGAACCCCCTCTTGGACCGTCCTCCGCTGCGTCCAAGCTCCGGGGTGCAGTGGCTGCCGAGGGGGCCTCTGACACGGAGCGAGAGGAGCCCACAGAGAGCCAGGGCCTGGCTGCCCGGCTGCGGAGGCCATCCCCCCCAGAGCCCTGGGATGAGGAGGATGGGGCGTCTTGCAGCACCTTCTTTGGCTCTGAGGAGCGGACGGTGACCTGTGTGACTGTCGTGGAGCCGGAAGCCCCACCCAGCCCGGACGTGCCGCAGGCTGCCACCCACAGAGTCGTGGAGCTCAGGCCCCCTTCCCGGTCCCGCTCCACATCCAGCTCCCGCAGCAGGAAGAAGGCCAAGAGGAAGAGGGTGTCCAGGGAGCACGGACGTACGCGCTCTGGGACGCGCTCTGAATCCAGGGACAGGAGCTCGAGGTCAGCGTCACCATCAGTGGGTGAGGAGCGCCCCAGGAGGCAGCGGTCCAAGGCCAAGAGCCGGCGGTCCTCCAGCGACCGCTCCAGCAGCCGAGAGCGAGCTAAGAGGAAGAAAGCCAAGGACAAGAGCAGGGAGCACAGGCGGGGCCCCTGGGGCCACAACTGGAGGACGTCCCGGTCGCGGTCGGGGAGCCCTGGCAGCTCTTCCTACGAGCACTATGAgagcaggaagaagaagaaaaggagatcaGCGTCCAGACCTCGGGGAAGGGAGTGCTCCCCCACCAGCAGCCTGGAGAGGCTCCGCAGGCACAAGCACCAGCGGGAACGCAGCCACGAGCGGCCAGACAGGAAGGAGAGTGTGGTGTGGCCCCGAGACCGGAGGAAGCGGAGGTCCCGGTCCCCAAGCTCGGAGCACAGGGCACAGGAGCACAGGCGGCCTCGGTCCCGTGAGAAGCGGCCGCAGACCCGGTCCCATTCCCCAGAGAGGAAGGGGGCTGTGAGGGAGGCTTCCCCAGCGCCCCTTGCACAGGGGGAGCCAGGACGGGAAGACCTCCCCTCCAGGTTGCCAGCCTTGGGGGAAGCACATGTCTCGCCGGAGGTGGCTTCAGCCGACAAGGCCCCCCTGCAGGCTCCCCCTGTCCTGGAGGTGGCAGCTGAGTGTGAGCCTGACGACCTGGACCTGGATTATGGCGACTCCGTGGAGGCGGGACACGTCTTTGACGATTTCTCAAGCGACGCCGTTTTCATCCAGCTCGATGACATGAGCTCGCCACCTTCTCCCGAAAGCACAGACTCTTCCCCGGAGCGAGACTTCCCACTGAAGCCTGCGTTGCCCCCAGCCAGCCTGGCCGTGGCCGCCATCCAGAGGGAGGTGTCATTGATGCACGATGAAGACccttcccagcccccacccctgccagagGGCCCTCAGGAGCCACATTTGCTCAGGCCAGACGCGgctgagaaggctgaggcacccAGTTCCCCGGATGTGGCGCCTGCGGGGAAGGAAGACAGCCCCTCTATGAGTGGGAGCGTACAGGAGGCAGCCCGGCCTGAGGAGGTGGTTTCGCAGACCCCCCTGCTGCGGTCCAGAGCCCTGGTGAAGCGGGTCACCTGGAACCTGCAGGAGTCGGAGAGCAGCGCCCCTGCCGAGGACAGAGCCCCCCGTGAGTAGGGCCCTGGCCCCCACCGAGGACAGAGCCCCCAGTGAGTAGGTCCCTGGCCCCCGCCGAGGACAGAGCCCCCAGTGAGTAAGGCCCCGGCCCCCGCCGAGGACAGAGCCCCCAGTGAGTAAGGTCCCGGCCTCCGCCGAGGACAGAGCCCCCCGTGAGTAGGGCCCTGGCCTCCGCTGAGAACAGAGCCCCCGTGAATCCGACTCCTGTCGAGGACAGGGCCCCTGAGTGAGTAGGGCCCCGGCCACCACAGGGAGCTTCTGGAGCCAGGGAACACTGGGATAGTGGGTGTGGGGGTCTCCTGCAGGTGGGCAGAACAGGTCATGGTCGGGGATTAGTGGCTAGGAGCTGGCACACCTCGCAACCTCCCCTTGCTGCTGGGGGTGGATCTGAGGGCTGCTCTGTGGTCCTTGCTCCTGGCGCTTTTGTGGATTTTTCCAGCCATGAAACAGCATTCTGGGCAGGGGTGGGCACAGAGCACCCACCTCCCTGTCTGTCGGGCCCCCAGGGGCACCACTTCACAGGCCACAGAAGCCCCGAGAAGGAGCCTGGGACATGGAGGACGTGGCCCCCACAGGGGTCAGGCAGGCATTCTCCGAGCTGCCCCTTCCCAGTCATGTGCTTCCGGAACCCGGGTTCCCAGACACAGACCCCTCTCAGGTGGGTGTCTGGGCTGGAGGGCTGTGGGCCGTGGGCAGTGGCCTGGCACCCGTGCCACACACCACACTAGGCTGGGGCTGAGGCCTCACGGCTCCTGGGCATAGAGCTGCCAGCTGTAGGGCCCAGTGCTCAGCAGGGGTGTCCCTCCCAGGTTTACAGCCCCGGCCTGCCGCCTGCCCCGGCCCAACCCTCAAGCGTCCCACCCTGCGCACTGGTCAGCCAGCCCACGGTCCAGTTCATCCTTCAGGGGAGCCTGCCGCTAGTGGGCTGTGGGGCAGCACAGACCCTGGCCCCAGTGCCCGCTGCCCTGACCCCAGCCTCAGAGCCAGCCAGTcaagccactgcagccagcaacTCGGAGGAGAAGACCCCGGCCCCCAGGCTAGCTGCGGAGAAAACCAAGAAGGAGGAGGTGAGTCCTGCCTCCTCCCACTTTCCCCATGTTCCCGTCTTACTTTGAAACTAAAGTTGTTGGGGCTGAGTTTATGGGTGGAAGCTGGTCGCTGTGCCTCTGGAACTGCACGGGTGTCCAGAACCACAGTGCCTCTGGCCAGAGGGACTCCCGGCTCCCTTCCTGGCTGCATCACACACGTGTCCCCTCTAGTACATGAAGAAGCTGCACATGCAGGAGCGTGCTGTGGAGGAGGTGAAGCTGGCCATCAAGCCCTTCTACCAGAAGAGGGAGGTGACCAAGGAGGAGTACAAGGACATCCTGCGCAAGGCCGTGCAGAAGGTGGGCTGTGTGCGAGCCTGTGTGTGGGGCTCGGGGTCACGGGCGGTACGTCGCTGCTGTCTCGTCAGCACGGACTTTGGGGTGACCATGAGTGCAGGCCCGAGGTCAGCCAGCCAGGTTAGGGGTCAGGGGGCTGTATTGCCACATCCTGTAGGCCTGGGGTCAGGCCTGTTCGCCTGTGGCTGCCCCGGCAGATGCTTAGGAAGGAGGGTGCCTCAGTGCACCCTGGGTAATTTAAAACTACCCAGCCCACGCCCAGCTTACAGGTGGGAGAACGACCCCCAGAGGTGAGCAGGTGCCTGGTGACGTCTCAGCCCATGCTCCCCCCCGACACCGTGGGACCCTCAGTGGCCTTGTGAGCGGCATAGCAAGCAAGACAGGGGTCTCACATAGGTGGGGCGGCCCTTGCCGCCGTGTGTCTGCGTGCTGCACCCAGGGCCTGCTCCTGAGCAGGGCAGGCGAGGGAGCCCAGCTTtggccctgggctctggcccggAACATCTGCATGTGAAAGGGCATTTGGTGATTGCACCTCTTTCTCCAGATCTGCCACAGCAAGAGTGGAGAGATCAACCCCGTGAAGGTGGCCAACCTGGTGAAGGCGTACGTGGACAAGTACAGGCACATGCGCAGGCACAAGAAACCAGAGGCCGGCGAGGAGCCGCCCACGCAGGGGGCCGAGGGCTGAGACCAGGCAATCACGGGCCGTGCCCGGGGAGCTGTCGGGAGTGGCGGGAATCGGGGCCATGCCCGGGGAGCTGTCGGGAGTGGCGGGAATCGGGGCCATGCCCGGGGAGCTGTCGGGAGTGGCGGGAAATGGGGGGCATCGGCATGCCTGCCGTCGGGTTCCTGCGCTGACACCTGGTCTGTGCGCCTGTCTTGCTCACAGTTGAAGACTGGAGACTTTTGTATGTATGTTATAGAGACACTGTTTCCATTCTAATTTATCAAAAATGGATTATCTTTAGAAACCTCTTGATTGACTTACTACTTGGAAGATAAAGCACTTGGTGATCAGGAGGGGCTCCTGGTGGGGTGGCGCGTCCTTGATAAATCTCTGGGTGGCCTCCCGTCAACAGCTGCTGTGTACCTCTGGCTCTGAATTAGGAATatctttactttctcttttccaattatGTTGTGCTCTTGTAAATAATTGCTCGAGTTTGCACTCAACACCGTTGCCTCCTGGAGGCAGGGTGCAGCAGTGGCAGCCTGAGGGCTGGCGACAGGTGTCCTGCATGGGGAAATGCTGTCCCTGCCCTCGGCACAGCTGGTGGAAGTGGCTTTGGCGGCCACCGGCCTGTCAAGGGTCTTGTTGTTTGAGTCAAAGATTGGCTGTGATGTGTGTGGTGAAGACAGAAGTGAGTTGGTGTGCAGGGAGGCCGTGGAGGTCCcctccctccctgggcctcacccGTGTTCAGCCTGGACCCAATTCCCCACCAGCCAAGATGCCAGTAGGTGTTCTGGAGTTCTTTTTATTAGACGGGGCGGCCGCGGCCAGCTCTAGGTGGGCTGCTCCAGCTCCATAAGGAAGCACTCGATGTCGTCATAGAGGCTGTTGGCGCTGGAcaggcagaggctgaggctgctgcTATCCAGGGAAGACACACCCTCACGCTGCGTGCCCTCTAGGTGCACTCGGCACAGCCAGGGTTCCAGCTGCCAGGAGGGATCAGGCGTCTGTCAGTGACCCGGCGTGTggcccccctccccctccccctccccaggctCTGAGGGCGTCGGGCGTCTGTCAGTGACCCGGTGTATggccttccctccccctctccgaGGTTCTGAGGGCATCAGGCGTCTGTCAGTGGGCCTGAGCACGTGGCCTCCCCTCCCTGAGGCTCTGGTCTCACCTTCACCAGGACCAGGCtcttctccttgggcctcccagcTGACAGGTCCTGCCCGAAGCCCAGGTAGATGGTATAGCGTGGGGAGCCGCGGCGCTGCCGTGCCCGGAATTCCACCAGCTCTGAAGAAGGGGACTCTGCTGAGTACCTGGCAGGCAGGTGCTCCCAAGGACCCCTGGAGACAGCCCCCCAGGCGGGGGCCTCACTGACCTCGGAAGAAGACTCTGAAGTCGAAGATGGGGGTGTCACAGTTCCGAGGCAGCAGGCAGGCTGGGGTGGAGGGGCTGGCGGAGCCTGGGGGGCCGCCCACCTCCCAGTACACCTTGCACTTGCCCATGCGCCGGGCCCACAGCTGTGGCCCCCGAAGCTCCAGGTGCAACCCAGGGGCCACATGCCGCAGCAGTTCCTCCGTGTAGCGCAGCTGCTTCTGGTCCGGGAGCTCAGCAGGGCTGGGGAATGCTACCTGCTGGGGGTCTGTGGCCCGGACAGCTGTGTCTGGGGGGCCGTACAGGAACGTGCAGCTCCGGTGTCCCACCACCTTCTGCAGCACCGTGCGGCCCTTGTACATGATGGTCACGTCCAGCGCCTCTGGGCTGGGCTCTGTGTGGAGACCAAGCTGTGAGTGACCGGGGTGGGCGGGGACAGGCTGTGAGTGACGGGTGGGCGGGGACAAGCCGTGAGTGACGGGGGTGGGCGGGGACAGGCTGCCCCTTCCTGGGATCCACTCACCTTGCACCGCGGTGCAGGCGCTTGGGGAGGGTGCCAGGTACGGCTCTGCCTGGTGCGGGGACTCTGGGGCCGTGGCCTCGCCTGCATCCGGAAGGGAATCCTGTGCTAGCACCTCATCCCTAACCCCTCCCTGTGCCCCAGGCCTCCCAACCCCTACCCCTCTCACCTGTCATTAGTGCCGCGGGCTGGGGCCCGGGGCTGGGGGTCGTCTCTACTGTCCACCCGTACAGCTCCCCAGCAGGGAGCTCTGGGCCTGAGGAGGGGAGGACAGTGGGAACGGTGGTCCCCTCCTAATTCTCCAGCTCCCCAATCCCCAGCCCCCTTCTCAAGTGTCTGTCCAGGTGCACTGGCCCCTCCCGCGCTCCCCCCCTCCCCGGGCACGCCCACACCTCCAGCACAGGTCCCAGTCAGGGGAAGCCCTTCTTGTCCCTCTCCAGGAGCCTTGGCTGGGACTGGATGTGCCCCCCATGACGCTGTCAGCAGATGGTCCGCCAGGCAGCTCTGTTGCACTGCTTGGAGCAGGAGGTCCCCCTTGTCACcagctggggcagggagggggccTGGGGCTTGGAGTCCAGCATCTGTGTGTGCCAGGAATGGCCCTGGGGGCCCACCCT is a window of Gorilla gorilla gorilla isolate KB3781 chromosome 9, NHGRI_mGorGor1-v2.1_pri, whole genome shotgun sequence DNA encoding:
- the PHRF1 gene encoding PHD and RING finger domain-containing protein 1 isoform X5, with product MDDDSLDELVARSPGPDGRPQVGPVDPAEESSEGSSGDSGDDSDSEHGDGTDGEDEGASEEEDLEDRYGSEDSEDDGETLLEVAGTQGKLEAAGSFNSDDDAESCPICLNAFRDQAVGTPENCAHYFCLDCIVEWSKNANSCPVDRTLFQCVCIRAQFGGKILRKIPVENTKASEEEEDPTFCEVCGRSDREDRLLLCDGCDAGYHMECLDPPLQEVPVDEWFCPECAAPGVVLAADAGPVSEEEVSLLLADVVPTTSRLRPQAGRTRAIARTRQSERVRATVNRNRISTARRVQHTPGRLGSSLLDEAIEAVATGLSTAVYQRPLTPRTPARRKRKTRRRKKVPGRKKTPSGPSAKSKSSATRSKKRQHRVKKRRGKKVKSEATTRSRIARTLGLRRPVHSSCIPSVLKPVEPSLGLLRADIGAASLSLFGDPYELDPFDSSEELSANPLSPLSAKRRALSRSALQSHQPVARPVSVGLSRRRLPAAVPEPDLEEEPVPDLLGSILSGQSLLMLGSSDVIIHRDGSLSAKRAAPVSFQRNSGSLSRGEEGFKDCLQPRALPSGSPAQGPSGNRPQSTGLSCQGRSCIPARTSGASVRLDLSATPGSVQARNLSNGSTPGFRQSHSPWFSGTNKHTLPLASAASKISSRDSKPPCRSVVPGPPLKPAPRRTDISELPRIPKIRRDDGGGRRDAAPAHGQSIEIPSACISRLTGREGAGQPGRGTRAESEASSRVPREPGVHTGSSRPPAPSSHGSLAPLGPSRGKGVGSTFESFRINIPGNMAHSSQLSSPGFCNTFRPVDNKEQRKENPSPLFSMKKTKQLRSEVYDPSDPTGSDSSAPSSSPERSGPGLLPSEITRTISINSPKAQTVQAVRCVTSYTVESIFGTEPEPPLGPSSAASKLRGAVAAEGASDTEREEPTESQGLAARLRRPSPPEPWDEEDGASCSTFFGSEERTVTCVTVVEPEAPPSPDVPQAATHRVVELRPPSRSRSTSSSRSRKKAKRKRVSREHGRTRSGTRSESRDRSSRSASPSVGEERPRRQRSKAKSRRSSSDRSSSRERAKRKKAKDKSREHRRGPWGHNWRTSRSRSGSPGSSSYEHYESRKKKKRRSASRPRGRECSPTSSLERLRRHKHQRERSHERPDRKESVVWPRDRRKRRSRSPSSEHRAQEHRRPRSREKRPQTRSHSPERKGAVREASPAPLAQGEPGREDLPSRLPALGEAHVSPEVASADKAPLQAPPVLEVAAECEPDDLDLDYGDSVEAGHVFDDFSSDAVFIQLDDMSSPPSPESTDSSPERDFPLKPALPPASLAVAAIQREVSLMHDEDPSQPPPLPEGPQEPHLLRPDAAEKAEAPSSPDVAPAGKEDSPSMSGSVQEAARPEEVVSQTPLLRSRALVKRVTWNLQESESSAPAEDRAPRAPLHRPQKPREGAWDMEDVAPTGVRQAFSELPLPSHVLPEPGFPDTDPSQVYSPGLPPAPAQPSSVPPCALVSQPTVQFILQGSLPLVGCGAAQTLAPVPAALTPASEPASQATAASNSEEKTPAPRLAAEKTKKEEYMKKLHMQERAVEEVKLAIKPFYQKREVTKEEYKDILRKAVQKICHSKSGEINPVKVANLVKAYVDKYRHMRRHKKPEAGEEPPTQGAEG
- the PHRF1 gene encoding PHD and RING finger domain-containing protein 1 isoform X6, which gives rise to MDDDSLDELVARSPGPDGRPQVGPVDPAESSEGSSGDSGDDSDSEHGDGTDGEDEGASEEEDLEDRYGSEDSEDDGETLLEVAGTQGKLEAAGSFNSDDDAESCPICLNAFRDQAVGTPENCAHYFCLDCIVEWSKNANSCPVDRTLFQCVCIRAQFGGKILRKIPVENTKASEEEEDPTFCEVCGRSDREDRLLLCDGCDAGYHMECLDPPLQEVPVDEWFCPECAAPGVVLAADAGPVSEEEVSLLLADVVPTTSRLRPQAGRTRAIARTRQSERVRATVNRNRISTARRVQHTPGRLGSSLLDEAIEAVATGLSTAVYQRPLTPRTPARRKRKTRRRKKVPGRKKTPSGPSAKSKSSATRSKKRQHRVKKRRGKKVKSEATTRSRIARTLGLRRPVHSSCIPSVLKPVEPSLGLLRADIGAASLSLFGDPYELDPFDSSEELSANPLSPLSAKRRALSRSALQSHQPVARPVSVGLSRRRLPAAVPEPDLEEEPVPDLLGSILSGQSLLMLGSSDVIIHRDGSLSAKRAAPVSFQRNSGSLSRGEEGFKDCLQPRALPSGSPAQGPSGNRPQSTGLSCQGRSCIPARTSGASVRLDLSATPGSVQARNLSNGSTPGFRQSHSPWFSGTNKHTLPLASAASKISSRDSKPPCRSVVPGPPLKPAPRRTDISELPRIPKIRRDDGGGRRDAAPAHGQSIEIPSACISRLTGREGAGQPGRGTRAESEASSRVPREPGVHTGSSRPPAPSSHGSLAPLGPSRGKGVGSTFESFRINIPGNMAHSSQLSSPGFCNTFRPVDNKEQRKENPSPLFSMKKTKQLRSEVYDPSDPTGSDSSAPSSSPERSGPGLLPSEITRTISINSPKAQTVQAVRCVTSYTVESIFGTEPEPPLGPSSAASKLRGAVAAEGASDTEREEPTESQGLAARLRRPSPPEPWDEEDGASCSTFFGSEERTVTCVTVVEPEAPPSPDVPQAATHRVVELRPPSRSRSTSSSRSRKKAKRKRVSREHGRTRSGTRSESRDRSSRSASPSVGEERPRRQRSKAKSRRSSSDRSSSRERAKRKKAKDKSREHRRGPWGHNWRTSRSRSGSPGSSSYEHYESRKKKKRRSASRPRGRECSPTSSLERLRRHKHQRERSHERPDRKESVVWPRDRRKRRSRSPSSEHRAQEHRRPRSREKRPQTRSHSPERKGAVREASPAPLAQGEPGREDLPSRLPALGEAHVSPEVASADKAPLQAPPVLEVAAECEPDDLDLDYGDSVEAGHVFDDFSSDAVFIQLDDMSSPPSPESTDSSPERDFPLKPALPPASLAVAAIQREVSLMHDEDPSQPPPLPEGPQEPHLLRPDAAEKAEAPSSPDVAPAGKEDSPSMSGSVQEAARPEEVVSQTPLLRSRALVKRVTWNLQESESSAPAEDRAPRAPLHRPQKPREGAWDMEDVAPTGVRQAFSELPLPSHVLPEPGFPDTDPSQVYSPGLPPAPAQPSSVPPCALVSQPTVQFILQGSLPLVGCGAAQTLAPVPAALTPASEPASQATAASNSEEKTPAPRLAAEKTKKEEYMKKLHMQERAVEEVKLAIKPFYQKREVTKEEYKDILRKAVQKICHSKSGEINPVKVANLVKAYVDKYRHMRRHKKPEAGEEPPTQGAEG